One Stratiformator vulcanicus genomic window, CCGACCTTGCCGTTCGAATCGCCGTTGACGACAAGTGCGGTAAAGCTGAAGCGACGGCCTCCCTTCACCACGCAAGCACAGCGGCGGATCTGGACCACCTTTTCCGAATTGTCCCGTCCGCCTTGATTATCTGATGCCATCGTCGTTTCTCTGAAGCCGAATCACGGCCGAAGGTCATTCCGAATAGTGGACAGGACCGGCAGGCCAAAACTGTGGCGTGTTCGAATTTTCGCTGACTCGTCTAAACGTTCAAGCCGCCATCACGAGCCGCGTCGGCGAGCGCTGCGACGCGACCGTGATATCGATAGGAACCCCGATCGAATACGGCAGCCGTTATTCCATGTTCTTTCGCCCGCTCCGCCAACAACTTGCCGACTTTCTGGGCCGCGTCGATGTTTCCGGCGAATTTACCAACGCCGGCAATGTCCGGTTCCACCGTACTTGCTGAGACGAGCGTTTTGCCCGCCACGTCGTCAATGATCTGAGCGTAAATATGACGATTGCTGCGGAAGACCGAAAGTCGGGGCCGACCGTGAGCATCCTTGCGGACGCGGTTGCGAACCCGATAGGTCCGCCGCTTCGTCGTCTTTTGGCTGCGTTTGAGGGTATTCATATTGGGCCTCTTCGCCGATCAAGCTGTTATCAGTCAGAGCTGTTGGCTCAGGATTTCGAAACGGTTGTCTCGGAGATATACGACATCGCCGGAAATGCCACGGGTTAACCGCCGGCCGTCTTGCCGGCCTTACGCCGCACGTTCTCGCCGAGGTATCGAATTCCTTTTCCCTTGTATGGCTCCGGTGGCCTGACGGCACGGATATTGGCGGCAAATTGACCGCACTTATGCTTGTCCGGGCTGGTAATCGTGATGTGAGTTGGGTCGCTCAACTGGCAATCGACGCCGGCAGGGACATCGAGGGTGACGGTGTTCGCGAAGCCGACCTGCAAACGCAGCTTCTGGCCGTTCAATTGCGCGTTGTAGCCGACGCCTTGGATTTCCAGTTTCTTCTCGAACGGCGTTTGCACGCCGGCGACCATGTTGTTGATCAAGGCCCGCGTCAGGCCGTGAAGAGCACGATTGGCCCGCTGGTCGTTGGGGCGCGACACGACGACCGACTTTGAGTCGTCATCGTATTTGACGGAGATCGATGCCGGCGGATCGAACGTAAGTTCTCCCTTCGGTCCTTTGACCTTGACCGTACCTTTCTCAATCGTCACCGCGACGGCGTCGGGCACCGAGACGGGTTTTTTGCCGATCCGAGACATGGGTTGAAACTCCGCTGACTCTCTTCGCGGCGGGTGATGGCCGCCGGTGATTTCAATTGATCTTCAAGTGGCCGACAGGGCCGGTCTTAATAAACGGTGCAAAGAAGTTCGCCGCCGACGTTTTCCCGTCGGGCCTCACGTCCGCTCAAAATGCCTTTGCTGGTCGACAGGATCGCAATTCCGAGACCGTTAAGGACCCGCGGCGTATCACGGACCTGCACGTACTGACGTCGCCCGGGCTTGCTCTCACGTTCGATCGCCTGGATCACCCGCTCACCGTTCGCACCGTATTTCAGTCGGATGCGGAGCACGTTGCGCGGTTGGTCTTCAACCACTTCGTAGTCCCAGACATACCCTTCGCGTTTGAGAACCTCGGCAATACCGACTTTCACCTTCGACGTCGGAATATCGACGTAAGGCTTTTCAATTGAGACGGCATTGCGGATTCGCGTCAGCATATCCGCGATCGGGTCGGTCATCATCTGCGCTGGTCCTCCGGTTTCCCGGACGGCGTAAGCCGCTGTGTTCGGAACTGGCTGTTTAGTCGGGTGAAGCGGTTGAAACGCGTCACATTAAGGCGAGTCGCCCAGGTGGCGAACCGCACGTCGTCATTTCTTCGTCTTTTCGTCGTCGGTTCGCAGCGGCAAGCCGAGCGACCGCAGCAGTGCGCGGCCCTCTTCATTGTTCTGAGCCGAAGTCACGATTGTGATGTTCATTCCTTGAACGTGCGGAATCTTGTCCGGATCGATTTCCGGAAAGACCAATTGCTCGGTCAAGCCGAAGCTGTAATTGCCGCTGCCGTCGAATGCCTTCGAGTTTAACCCCCGGAAGTCCCGCACCCGCGGTAATGCGAGCGTGATCAGTCGGTCGAGGAACTCGTACATCCGCTTGCGACGCAATGTGACGCGGCAACCGACTTCGGTGCCCTCACGAAGCTTAAAAGCCGCGATCGACTTTCGAGCCCGCGTGCGCTGCGCTTTCTGGCCGGTGATGACCGTCAGCGACTCGACGCACTGATCAAGGATCTTCGAATCACGGGCGCCTTCACCGACGCCCATGCTGACGATGATCTTTTCCACACGCGGGACCGCGTGCAGGTTGGCTTTGCCCAACTCTTCTTTGAGTTGAGGGACCACCTTTTCTCTGTATTGTTCCAGAAGTCTGGCCATAACCGTTTACTCAGAGTCGAACCGGTTCGATCGGCGACAGGGGACGTTACGAAGTTTTGGCATACCGCGATTTAGGCGGGCTGACCGTCCCGGCCGAAGCCAGGCATTCTTTGTGGCGGCAATATCGTTCTTTGGCGCCGTCGTCCGTGTATCGATAGCCGAGCCGGGTCGGCTTTGAACACGTCGGGCAGTAATACATCACGTTCGAGGCGTCGATCGGCAGCTCGATCTGCAACCGTCCGCCCTGAGGGCTCTTGGGATGGCCGCGCTTCACATGCTTGTAAGCGCGATTAATTCCCTCGACGACGATTCGCCGACCGTCTTCTTCGACCGAGACGACATCGTGCGGATCGCTGGTTTGATGAGCGCCGCCGACAACGACGACCGGATCGCCTTTACGAATCTTCATGTCACACGACCTCGCTGGCGAGGCTGATAATTTTCATAAACTTGCGGGCACGGAGTTCACGGGCGACCGCACCGAAAATGCGGGTTCCGCGCGGTTCACCTTCATTGCTGACAAGCACGCAGGCGTTCCGATCGAACCGCACGTAACTCCCATCTTCGCGACGGGCTTCCTTTTTCGTTCGCACGATGACCGCGCGGGTCACCGTACCTTTTTTCACCACCGACGCGGGAAGTGCCTTTTGCACGCTCACGACGATAATGTCGCCGAGACCGGCGGAACGCTTCTTCGTTCCGCCGAGCACCTTGATGCACTTGACGACTTTCGCGCCGGAATTGTCCGCCACGTCGAGTTCAGATTCCATCTGGATCATGGGACGACCCTTTCACCTTCCGCTGTCTTGACCTACGCGATTTGCGATGCCGACGTTATTCGCTCTCGTCGGCCTGTGGTGCCTCGGCAGCGGGTTGTTCTTCCGTTACTTCGTCGCCGGACACTTCCGGCGTCGTTTTGTTTTCTTTGGTTTCTTCGATCACTGCGGTGGAGACGTCGACCCGTTCGGTCCGCTCTCCCTCACGCACGACTTTCACCAACTCCCATCGCTTCAATTTCGACAGCGGGCGGGATTCGATGATTTCGACGAGATCGCCCATTTGCGAATCGTTGTTTTCATCGTGGACGTGACAGACGGTGCGACCTTTGACGATCTTTCCGTATTTCGGGTGACGAAAGCGACGTTCGACCTCGACCCGGCGGGTCTTCAGGTTCTTATCGCTTTTGACAATGCCTCGGAGTGTTCGCCTCATCGCCGCAGATCCCGTCGATTTTTTATCGTTATTCGCTGTGTTAATTCGCTGAGAAAAACCTGCGTGACCTAAGCTTCGGTCGCCGACAGCTCACGTTCGCGTTGAATTGTCAGAATCCGAGCAATTTCCCGCCTGAGCTTCTTCAGGTTCGACGGCGCGTCGATCTTCTCGGTCGCCGCCTGAAACCGAAGCCGAAACAGCTCCTGACGAGTCTGTGTCAGTTCCGTTTCCAACTGGTCGTCGCTCATTTCGCGGAGCTGACTCGATTTAGTTTGCTTCGCGTCTGCCATCGCTGAGTCATTTTCCGAAGGAACGAAATCCGATGCCCGAAACCCGGACGATCGGGTCGCGTAAATTAAATCACCGGTCGTCGTTCGACGAGCCGGACCTTAATTGGGAGCTTGTAAGAGACGCGGGCGAAACAATCTCGCGCCGCTTCCTTACTGACACCCAACACTTCAAACATCACGGTGCCCGGT contains:
- the rpsH gene encoding 30S ribosomal protein S8, with protein sequence MMTDPIADMLTRIRNAVSIEKPYVDIPTSKVKVGIAEVLKREGYVWDYEVVEDQPRNVLRIRLKYGANGERVIQAIERESKPGRRQYVQVRDTPRVLNGLGIAILSTSKGILSGREARRENVGGELLCTVY
- the rplE gene encoding 50S ribosomal protein L5, producing the protein MARLLEQYREKVVPQLKEELGKANLHAVPRVEKIIVSMGVGEGARDSKILDQCVESLTVITGQKAQRTRARKSIAAFKLREGTEVGCRVTLRRKRMYEFLDRLITLALPRVRDFRGLNSKAFDGSGNYSFGLTEQLVFPEIDPDKIPHVQGMNITIVTSAQNNEEGRALLRSLGLPLRTDDEKTKK
- the rplF gene encoding 50S ribosomal protein L6, which codes for MSRIGKKPVSVPDAVAVTIEKGTVKVKGPKGELTFDPPASISVKYDDDSKSVVVSRPNDQRANRALHGLTRALINNMVAGVQTPFEKKLEIQGVGYNAQLNGQKLRLQVGFANTVTLDVPAGVDCQLSDPTHITITSPDKHKCGQFAANIRAVRPPEPYKGKGIRYLGENVRRKAGKTAGG
- the rplR gene encoding 50S ribosomal protein L18, with protein sequence MNTLKRSQKTTKRRTYRVRNRVRKDAHGRPRLSVFRSNRHIYAQIIDDVAGKTLVSASTVEPDIAGVGKFAGNIDAAQKVGKLLAERAKEHGITAAVFDRGSYRYHGRVAALADAARDGGLNV
- the rpsQ gene encoding 30S ribosomal protein S17; translated protein: MRRTLRGIVKSDKNLKTRRVEVERRFRHPKYGKIVKGRTVCHVHDENNDSQMGDLVEIIESRPLSKLKRWELVKVVREGERTERVDVSTAVIEETKENKTTPEVSGDEVTEEQPAAEAPQADESE
- the rpmC gene encoding 50S ribosomal protein L29, coding for MADAKQTKSSQLREMSDDQLETELTQTRQELFRLRFQAATEKIDAPSNLKKLRREIARILTIQRERELSATEA
- the rplN gene encoding 50S ribosomal protein L14; protein product: MIQMESELDVADNSGAKVVKCIKVLGGTKKRSAGLGDIIVVSVQKALPASVVKKGTVTRAVIVRTKKEARREDGSYVRFDRNACVLVSNEGEPRGTRIFGAVARELRARKFMKIISLASEVV
- the rplX gene encoding 50S ribosomal protein L24, with protein sequence MKIRKGDPVVVVGGAHQTSDPHDVVSVEEDGRRIVVEGINRAYKHVKRGHPKSPQGGRLQIELPIDASNVMYYCPTCSKPTRLGYRYTDDGAKERYCRHKECLASAGTVSPPKSRYAKTS